Proteins from one Ranitomeya variabilis isolate aRanVar5 chromosome 1, aRanVar5.hap1, whole genome shotgun sequence genomic window:
- the LOC143807091 gene encoding histone H2AX-like, with the protein MSGRGKQGGGKARAKAKTRSSRAGLQFPVGRVHRLLRKGNYAERVGAGAPVYLAAVLEYLTAEILELAGNAARDNKKTRIIPRHLQLAVRNDEELNRLLGGVTIAQGGVLPNIQAVLLPKKSASSAPTSGKGGKKSAQQSQEY; encoded by the coding sequence ATGTCAGGACGTGGGAAGCAAGGTGGCGGCAAAGCTCGGGCGAAGGCTAAAACCCGCTCATCTCGGGCAGGTCTTCAGTTTCCAGTGGGACGTGTTCACAGACTCCTCCGCAAAGGCAACTATGCAGAGAGGGTTGGTGCCGGCGCTCCCGTCTATTTAGCGGCTGTGTTGGAATATCTCACTGCCGAGATTCTCGAGCTGGCGGGAAACGCGGCCCGAGACAACAAAAAGACGCGCATCATCCCGCGCCATCTGCAGCTGGCCGTGCGCAACGACGaggagctgaacaggctgctgggcGGCGTGACCATCGCCCAGGGAGGCGTCCTGCCCAACATCCAGGCCGTGCTGCTGCCCAAGAAGTCCGCCAGCTCCGCGCCCACCTCAGGAAAGGGCGGGAAGAAGAGCGCCCAGCAATCCCAGGAGTACTGA